ATTTTGTAAAATAAATTAAATACTCAATATTACCATTGGGTCCTTTTATTGATGAGTAATCTAAATTGATAACATTTACATTGAGACATTCCAATATGTTTAAAACTCTAGTTATTACCTCTATATGTAGGCTTTGTTTTTTTACCACACCTTTTTTATTAACAACGCCTATACCTACTTCAAATTGTGGCTTTAATAGTGCTACAATACTGGCATTATCTTTTAATAGATTAAGTAAATTAGGGATAACTTTTTCCAGTGATATAAATGACACATCAATACTTGCAAAGTCGGCAAGTTCCCCTATACTATCTAGGCACAAATATCTGATGTTTGTATTTTCTAATGACACAACTCGGGGGTCGCCTCTAAGACTACTATCTAACTGATTTGTTCCAACATCTATAGAATATACTCTGCATGCCCCATGTGCAAGCATGCAGTCTGTAAACCCTCCTGTGGATGCTCCTATGTCCAGACATACTTTATCTTTAAGGTCAATATCAAAACAATCTATTGCCTTTTGCAGCTTCAATCCCCCACGGCTTACATAAGGGATATCTTCTCCAATAAATTCAATATTGGATGATGTATCTATTTTTTTTCCGTATTTTCGAGTCATAACACCATCTACAAATATATTACCAGCAATTATATTTTCCTTTGCTCTTTCTCTAGAAAATAAAATTCCCCTTTGAACTACTAGAACATCTAATCTCTCTTTATTCTCTACCATGAAAAACTCCTTACAAGTCCACTAAAGTGGGTTATTTAGACTAACTTTAGAATGCTTTGAAATATTCCATCTACGTCTAACTTATATAATTTATATAGTATATCAACTGTCCCATGAGGAATAAATTCATCTTTAAACCCTAAATTAATGACCTTTGTTTCCCCATCCAATGAATTTACATATTCTAATACTAATGAACCTAATCCTCCATGTACAAGATTATCTTCTATGGTTACTATGGAATATTTTTTATGGACTAACTCTGAAATCAGGGCTTCATCAATGGGCTTAATAAAGCAGGCATTAATTACGGTAGCCTCTACTCCCAGTTCTTTCAGTTTTTCTCTAACTAAAACAGCATTTTGGACCATTTTACCAGTAGCTATTAACGCTATTTTACCACCTTGAAAAAGAATTTCCCATTTCCCTCTCTTAAAATTTTGAATAGAGGACATGCTAATATTGGGATTGTCTCCTCCCCTAGGATATCTTATAGCAATTGGGTAATCTTGTTTAACTGCAAAAGTTAACATAGACTTTAATTCACTTATACATTTAGGAGCCATAATTGTCATATTAG
This DNA window, taken from Clostridium estertheticum, encodes the following:
- a CDS encoding TlyA family RNA methyltransferase, with the translated sequence MVENKERLDVLVVQRGILFSRERAKENIIAGNIFVDGVMTRKYGKKIDTSSNIEFIGEDIPYVSRGGLKLQKAIDCFDIDLKDKVCLDIGASTGGFTDCMLAHGACRVYSIDVGTNQLDSSLRGDPRVVSLENTNIRYLCLDSIGELADFASIDVSFISLEKVIPNLLNLLKDNASIVALLKPQFEVGIGVVNKKGVVKKQSLHIEVITRVLNILECLNVNVINLDYSSIKGPNGNIEYLIYFTKSKDHFVNYNVENIELLVRQAHENLN